One window from the genome of Tachypleus tridentatus isolate NWPU-2018 chromosome 11, ASM421037v1, whole genome shotgun sequence encodes:
- the LOC143231661 gene encoding coagulogen isoform X2 has translation MEKKLFGIALLLTTVASVLAADTNAPICLCDEPGVLGRTQIVTTEIKDKIEKAVEAVAQESGVSGRGFSIFSHHPVFRECGKYECRTVRFIHFKSECPVSTRDCEPVFGYTVAGEFRVIVQAPRAGFRQCVWQHKCRFGSNSCGYNGRCTQQRSVVRLVTYNLEKDGFLCESFRTCCGCPCRSF, from the exons ATGGAGAAG aaattGTTTGGTATCGCTTTACTCTTAACTACTGTAGCCTCAGTTTTGGCCGCCGATACAAACGCCCCAATATGTCTTTGTGACGAGCCAGGAGTTCTAGGACGGACTCAGATCGTGACGACGGAGATTAAAGA TAAGATCGAGAAAGCTGTCGAAGCTGTTGCACAAGAGAGTGGTGTATCAGGAAGAGGATTTTCTATATTTTCTCATCATCCTGTGTTCAGGGAATGTGGCAAATACGAGTGTCGAACCGTGAG GTTTATTCATTTCAAGTCAGAATGCCCTGTTTCAACTCGAGACTGTGAGCCAGTATTTGGTTATACGGTAGCAGGAGAGTTTAGGGTTATTGTACAGGCTCCAAGGGCTGGGTTTAGACAGTGTGTGTGGCAACATAAGTGTCG ATTCGGTAGTAACAGCTGTGGTTATAATGGGAGGTGTACTCAGCAGAGGTCAGTGGTTCGTTTGGTGACCTACAACTTGGAGAAAGACGGTTTCTTGTGTGAAAGCTTCCGAACATGCTGTGGTTGTCCTTGTCGTAGTTTTTAA
- the LOC143231661 gene encoding coagulogen isoform X1 has protein sequence MEKKLFGIALLLTTVASVLAADTNAPICLCDEPGVLGRTQIVTTEIKDKIEKAVEAVAQESGVSGRGFSIFSHHPVFRECGKYECRTVRPEHSRCYNFPPFIHFKSECPVSTRDCEPVFGYTVAGEFRVIVQAPRAGFRQCVWQHKCRFGSNSCGYNGRCTQQRSVVRLVTYNLEKDGFLCESFRTCCGCPCRSF, from the exons ATGGAGAAG aaattGTTTGGTATCGCTTTACTCTTAACTACTGTAGCCTCAGTTTTGGCCGCCGATACAAACGCCCCAATATGTCTTTGTGACGAGCCAGGAGTTCTAGGACGGACTCAGATCGTGACGACGGAGATTAAAGA TAAGATCGAGAAAGCTGTCGAAGCTGTTGCACAAGAGAGTGGTGTATCAGGAAGAGGATTTTCTATATTTTCTCATCATCCTGTGTTCAGGGAATGTGGCAAATACGAGTGTCGAACCGTGAG GCCTGAACACAGCCGTTGCTATAACTTTCCCCC GTTTATTCATTTCAAGTCAGAATGCCCTGTTTCAACTCGAGACTGTGAGCCAGTATTTGGTTATACGGTAGCAGGAGAGTTTAGGGTTATTGTACAGGCTCCAAGGGCTGGGTTTAGACAGTGTGTGTGGCAACATAAGTGTCG ATTCGGTAGTAACAGCTGTGGTTATAATGGGAGGTGTACTCAGCAGAGGTCAGTGGTTCGTTTGGTGACCTACAACTTGGAGAAAGACGGTTTCTTGTGTGAAAGCTTCCGAACATGCTGTGGTTGTCCTTGTCGTAGTTTTTAA